A single Lolium perenne isolate Kyuss_39 chromosome 6, Kyuss_2.0, whole genome shotgun sequence DNA region contains:
- the LOC139832020 gene encoding uncharacterized protein — protein sequence MDPFEIHRDLEQEDLFEDIIRDGPEADREERDSGDGEDRGSGDGEADGSGDGEADGSGHGEASEDKLEKRGPAKRLSPKDHFTIEAISPKGQPVAPAAVRVTFKNPCGVLVRDRLPITIREWNKTKNVSEDQVADRYKDTLFDDLMTHFTLPVLRSESEMAKQRALVKKWALQKMGELFRAYKNRLWATYKAEKKPPLFENYLAKQEHNWEEFVKYKESEEAMRLSKKNKKNASEKKYHHHTGRGGYEKDDYTRILARVIGDKGTAKKKDSASTSKSSARSVAGKKSSSTSAPLKAKQAATTGRKRKEVPQLGEQAKQSIPPLKVSDVPSVYQEHGDFDLEAAAALAAQVGCTVEELLSAHDAVLPIADIAPKFVYGADLVSKERLHKLPTHMRNLHQWYIDACKENTSYIVADIPEDYYFRKEEIHIEMNELWQLFNLDALDKSLMSCYCLLKIIECRSNKMFNVGFVDPDKVHHDTVKNNVEETGGNLLRFIGEQSFCDSILFPYNYSFHWILLNIQVDKGIVEVRDPLSRGLDGFRDLQNILQRCWRALKNNIAGNFAEKLTFTLVPCAQQPQGTNLCGYYVCESIRMLTTEKHNDNRFNVDFMREKLQPHEHILGITEELAGLLMKEVIDDNGLFSPNRRNK from the exons atggatccattcgaaatccatcgagacttggaacaggaagacctattcgaggacataatccgcgatggtccagaagccgaccgagaagagcGCGACTCTGGTgatggagaagaccgcggctccggtgatggagaagccgacggctccggtgatggagaagccgacggctccggtcatggcgaG gcctccgaagataagttggagaaacgaggcccggcaaagaggtTGAGcccaaaagaccacttcacaattgaagctatatcaccgaaaggccaaccggtggcacccgcggctgtcagagtgacatttaaaaatccgtgcggagttctggttagggatcgtctcccgatcactattagagaatggaacaagaccaagaatgtgtccgaagatcaggttgccgataggtacaaagacacactttttgacgacctcatgacacatttcactttgccagttttgagatcggagtctgagatggccaagcagagggcgctagtgaagaaatgggctcttcagaagatgggggaacttttccgggcgtataagaaccggttatgggcaacttataaggccgagaagaagcctccattattcgaaaactatctagcgaagcaggagcataactgggaagaatttgtgaagtacaaagaatcagaggaggctatgagactgtcaaagaaaaacaagaagaatgcaagcgaaaaaaaatatcaccatcatacggggcgagggggctacgaa aaggatgactacacACGCATACTTGCGAGGGTAATTGGGGACAAGGGCACTGCTAAGAAGAAGGATAGtgctagcacgagcaaatcatcagctagaagtgtagccgggaagaaatcaagttcaacaagtgcacccctcaaggccaagcaagcaGCGACAACGGgcagaaaaagaaaggaagttccccagctcggagaacaggccaaacaatcgatcccaccactcaaagtgtcagatgttccctcggtgtaccaggaacatggtgatTTCGATCTGGAAGCAGCTGCGGCGCTAGCGGCTCAAGTTGGctgtaccgtggaggaattgctgagtGCCCATGATGCAGTACTACCCATTgccgatatagctcctaaatttgtctatggggccgacttggtcagcaaagagcggctgcataaactgccaacgcatatgcggaatttgcatcagtggtacattGATGCGTGCAAGGAGAACACAAGTTACATCGTGGCGGATATCCCAGAAGATTATTActtccgaaaggaggagatccatattgagatgaatgaactctggcagttattcaatttagacgccctcgacaaatctctcatgagttgctactgctt actgaagatcattgaatgcagaagtaataagatgttcaatgttgggtttgttgacccagataaagtacatcatgaCACGGTAAAGAATAAtgtcgaagaaacggggggaaacctactaaggtttatagGGGAGCAAAGcttctgtgattcaatactgtttccttacaactacag tttccactggattctgctaaatattcaagttgataagggaatagttgaagtaagggacccattgagtagaggcctggacgggttccgcgacttgcagaacattctccagag gtgtTGGAGAGCTTTGAAGAATAATATTGCGGGTAACTTcgcagagaagctaacatttactcttgtaccgtgcgcccagcagccacaggggacgaatctatgtggatactacgtttgcgagtctattcgcatgttaaccactgagaagcacaacgataatagattcaac gtcgacttcatgcgggagaagCTCCAACCACACGAGCACATACTAGGAATTACGGAGGAATTGGCGGGACTTCTAATGAAAGAAGTAATAGACGAcaacggcttgtttagtccaaataggcgcAACAAATGA